A single window of Candidatus Acidulodesulfobacterium ferriphilum DNA harbors:
- a CDS encoding 5-formyltetrahydrofolate cyclo-ligase produces MMIEKNIARKRMIERRNKLSEDEIKYFSLNIAANAYSFIKDNFFKNAAIYMSVKNEVRIEYIIKLDISKSINFYLPQYSRGNYMCFNKFENINSMKTDDYGILCPKGGCIIDIKEIDVFFVPGVAFDISGNRAGYGKGCYDKALNQAKDSLFVGVCYGFQLISDDELEFDGNDIKMHYMLTENGFVKANN; encoded by the coding sequence ATGATGATTGAAAAGAATATCGCAAGAAAAAGGATGATTGAAAGGCGCAATAAATTAAGCGAGGATGAAATTAAATATTTCAGCCTGAATATTGCCGCCAATGCTTATTCTTTTATAAAAGATAATTTTTTTAAAAATGCGGCAATTTATATGAGTGTAAAAAATGAGGTAAGAATAGAATATATTATTAAATTAGATATATCCAAAAGTATTAATTTTTACCTTCCTCAGTATTCCAGGGGGAATTATATGTGTTTTAATAAATTTGAAAATATTAATTCGATGAAAACAGACGATTACGGCATCTTATGCCCAAAGGGCGGGTGTATTATCGATATAAAGGAGATAGATGTTTTTTTCGTACCGGGAGTTGCATTCGATATATCTGGAAACAGGGCAGGTTATGGAAAAGGGTGTTACGATAAAGCTCTCAATCAAGCAAAAGATTCTCTGTTTGTGGGTGTTTGTTATGGTTTCCAACTAATTTCGGATGACGAATTAGAATTTGACGGCAACGATATAAAGATGCATTACATGCTTACGGAGAACGGTTTTGTTAAAGCAAATAATTAA
- the rny gene encoding ribonuclease Y: MIIGFSLLFFIAGFIVKYTIDKISLKNAISKADSIIKEAEKKAEEIKKDLLLSVKSETIRSKEIAEEEIRIQKQELNQMEKRLSIKEDNLEKRITLIERKESDFLRRERGLIQSEKTIVEKEKKIEEALKERVYELEKISGMTVSEAKNSLINSIVEEAKHEAAKSIKKIEDETKESADKKAKEIIALAIQRYAGDYVAEKSISSVQLPSDDMKGRIIGREGRNIRALEAATGVDFIIDETPEAVILSSFNPVKREIARLSLERLITDGRIHPARIEEVVSKVEEELSLAMKEAGEQATFDVGVHGIHPEILKLLGRLKYRTSYSQNVYNHSIEVAFLCGIMAAELNINVKQAKRAGLLHDIGKAVDHEIEGSHAVIGAELAKKFGESPRVVHAIAAHHYDEEPNSVLAVLVSAADALSAARPGARKEMFETYVKRLEDLESIAGSFNGVAKSYVIQAGREIRAIVQSQKISDDDSIMLSKDIAKKIESSLQYPGQIKVTVIRETRATEFAR, encoded by the coding sequence ATGATAATTGGTTTTTCTCTTTTATTCTTTATTGCGGGGTTTATCGTTAAATATACTATCGATAAAATTTCGTTAAAAAATGCTATATCAAAGGCGGATTCAATTATAAAGGAAGCCGAAAAAAAGGCGGAAGAGATTAAAAAGGATTTGCTTTTAAGCGTTAAATCCGAAACTATCAGGTCAAAAGAAATTGCGGAAGAAGAAATAAGGATTCAAAAACAAGAATTAAATCAAATGGAAAAAAGATTATCGATTAAAGAAGATAATCTTGAAAAAAGGATAACATTAATCGAAAGAAAAGAAAGCGATTTTTTAAGAAGGGAAAGGGGTTTAATCCAATCCGAAAAAACAATAGTCGAGAAAGAAAAAAAAATAGAAGAAGCATTAAAAGAAAGGGTTTACGAACTAGAAAAGATATCGGGGATGACCGTCTCGGAGGCTAAAAATTCCCTCATAAATTCAATCGTCGAAGAGGCCAAACATGAAGCGGCAAAATCTATTAAAAAAATAGAGGATGAAACAAAAGAGTCCGCCGATAAAAAAGCTAAAGAAATTATAGCATTAGCTATACAAAGATACGCGGGTGATTATGTCGCAGAAAAATCTATATCATCGGTTCAACTTCCAAGCGATGACATGAAAGGCAGGATAATCGGAAGAGAAGGCAGAAATATAAGGGCATTGGAAGCGGCTACCGGCGTCGATTTTATAATCGATGAAACCCCCGAGGCTGTTATCTTATCGTCTTTTAACCCTGTTAAAAGAGAAATTGCAAGGCTTTCGCTCGAAAGATTAATAACGGACGGCAGAATTCATCCTGCCCGAATAGAAGAAGTGGTTAGCAAAGTCGAAGAGGAACTCAGCCTTGCAATGAAGGAAGCCGGCGAGCAGGCTACTTTCGATGTCGGCGTTCACGGTATCCATCCCGAAATTCTCAAACTTTTAGGGAGGTTAAAGTATAGAACAAGTTATTCGCAAAATGTGTATAATCATTCTATAGAGGTTGCTTTCTTATGCGGGATAATGGCAGCGGAGCTCAACATTAATGTTAAGCAGGCAAAAAGGGCGGGTCTTTTACACGATATAGGAAAAGCGGTTGATCATGAGATTGAAGGATCGCACGCGGTTATCGGAGCAGAACTTGCTAAAAAATTTGGCGAATCTCCCAGAGTGGTGCATGCTATCGCCGCTCATCATTATGATGAAGAACCAAACAGCGTGTTAGCTGTTTTAGTATCTGCCGCCGATGCATTAAGCGCCGCAAGGCCAGGCGCAAGAAAAGAGATGTTTGAAACTTATGTAAAAAGGCTTGAGGATCTTGAATCGATTGCCGGTTCATTTAACGGCGTTGCCAAAAGTTATGTTATTCAAGCAGGAAGAGAGATTAGGGCTATCGTTCAAAGTCAGAAAATATCGGATGACGATTCTATTATGCTATCTAAAGATATTGCTAAAAAGATAGAATCCTCGCTTCAATATCCGGGGCAGATTAAGGTTACCGTTATCAGAGAGACGAGGGCAACGGAATTTGCAAGATAA
- a CDS encoding cell division protein ZapA produces the protein MRENETKVQRDAGSAEIASLQGSSFVELIIMNHKFVINSDKDKKYLEQLAAYVNAKADQIIKRTKSVDSFNVAVLTALNIADDYISSKTEVNSESKRVLEKINNIYNHINRSL, from the coding sequence ATGAGGGAGAACGAGACGAAAGTCCAGCGGGATGCAGGTTCGGCGGAGATAGCCTCACTTCAGGGCAGCTCATTTGTGGAGCTTATAATAATGAATCACAAGTTTGTTATAAATAGCGATAAAGATAAAAAATATTTAGAGCAATTAGCAGCCTATGTGAATGCTAAAGCAGATCAGATTATAAAACGGACAAAATCCGTTGATTCCTTTAATGTAGCTGTTCTAACTGCGCTTAATATAGCTGACGATTATATATCCAGCAAAACGGAAGTTAATAGTGAAAGCAAAAGAGTTTTAGAAAAAATTAACAATATATATAATCATATAAATCGCTCTCTTTAG
- a CDS encoding TIGR00282 family metallophosphoesterase has protein sequence MQDNDIKILFIGDIIGKPGRLAVKGLLSNLVSKYEPEFIIANGENAAHGMGITPDVADFILSLGIDVITSGNHIWDQKSIIPYIAGQHKLLRPANYSPLVPGFGYGIFNSRFERKIGVVNLEGRVFMKGLTESPFTVAKDVIEKISGHSDAIIIDFHAEATSEKEALALYLDGEVSALVGTHTHVQTNDNMILPKGTAYITDVGMVGSKYSVVGTNKDIAIKKYLTGMPEKFIPEENNIVLNAVQVIVDKKTKLSKNIQKIYIDKN, from the coding sequence TTGCAAGATAATGATATTAAAATTCTTTTTATAGGCGATATCATAGGGAAACCGGGAAGACTGGCGGTTAAAGGACTCCTGAGCAATTTGGTTTCTAAATACGAACCGGAGTTTATTATAGCGAACGGGGAAAATGCGGCGCATGGAATGGGAATAACACCAGATGTTGCCGATTTTATATTAAGTTTAGGCATCGATGTTATCACCTCGGGTAATCATATTTGGGATCAAAAATCTATAATTCCCTATATAGCGGGGCAGCATAAACTTTTAAGGCCGGCAAACTATTCCCCTTTAGTTCCAGGGTTTGGTTACGGCATATTTAATTCCAGATTTGAAAGAAAAATAGGGGTTGTAAATTTAGAAGGAAGAGTTTTTATGAAGGGGCTTACAGAATCGCCGTTTACGGTTGCAAAGGATGTGATCGAAAAAATTTCAGGCCATTCAGACGCTATAATTATAGATTTTCATGCCGAAGCAACATCCGAAAAGGAAGCCCTCGCATTGTATTTAGACGGCGAGGTATCGGCTTTAGTCGGGACACATACACATGTTCAAACAAATGACAATATGATTTTGCCAAAAGGCACCGCTTATATAACGGATGTCGGCATGGTAGGTTCCAAATATTCGGTTGTCGGGACCAATAAAGATATCGCAATCAAAAAATACTTAACCGGAATGCCTGAAAAATTTATTCCCGAAGAAAATAATATAGTTTTAAACGCCGTGCAGGTAATAGTTGACAAAAAAACCAAATTGAGTAAAAATATTCAAAAAATTTATATCGATAAAAATTAG